The following coding sequences are from one uncultured Desulfobacter sp. window:
- the pyrF gene encoding orotidine-5'-phosphate decarboxylase, which yields MQKTAKDYIIFPLDFPSMEAAQSHIRQLDGRVGMFKIGLELFIRQGPAVVDMVKKMSGAGIFLDLKLHDISATVGRAMARVADLGVDLVTVHGASSPKMLKAAVENAGQAKVLAVTLLTDNDADTVRAQGFKDEYVNALEKLVLLRANMALDAGCAGVVCAGQEAAMLKTQMGKGFLTVTPGIRPQWSLTPGDDQKRVVTPAKAVQAGSDYLVIGRPIRDADDPARAAEKVALEIETGLSGNPAD from the coding sequence ATGCAGAAAACAGCTAAAGATTATATTATTTTCCCCTTGGACTTTCCCTCCATGGAGGCGGCACAGTCACATATCCGTCAGCTTGACGGCCGGGTGGGTATGTTTAAAATCGGCCTTGAACTATTTATCCGACAGGGCCCGGCGGTGGTGGATATGGTCAAGAAAATGTCCGGTGCGGGTATTTTTTTGGATTTGAAGCTGCATGATATTTCAGCCACGGTGGGTCGGGCCATGGCCCGGGTGGCGGATCTCGGGGTGGATCTGGTCACCGTGCACGGCGCCTCCTCCCCAAAGATGCTTAAGGCCGCCGTTGAAAATGCCGGACAAGCCAAGGTGCTTGCCGTGACGCTGCTTACGGACAATGACGCCGATACGGTTCGTGCCCAGGGGTTTAAGGATGAATATGTTAATGCCCTGGAAAAACTGGTGCTGCTGCGGGCCAACATGGCCCTGGATGCCGGATGTGCCGGGGTGGTGTGCGCCGGGCAGGAAGCTGCCATGTTGAAAACCCAAATGGGTAAAGGGTTTCTGACGGTTACGCCGGGAATCCGGCCCCAATGGAGCCTTACCCCCGGGGATGACCAGAAACGGGTGGTCACGCCGGCCAAAGCAGTGCAGGCGGGGTCTGACTATCTTGTCATTGGCCGGCCCATCCGGGATGCCGATGATCCGGCCCGGGCCGCTGAAAAGGTGGCGCTGGAAATTGAAACCGGCCTGTCAGGGAATCCTGCTGATTAG
- a CDS encoding GGDEF domain-containing protein, with amino-acid sequence MLKNLYPDSLEASGRYLRMILKEISELKLPYTPVVYSVWYEYASGQNHELNKDIQAARKKKEVIDYQKVLEWFKYHVSDRQLLNTEEQTEKAGSLLNGMTSRLVEAGNHMSRQGEQLKTHIEDLNNAPSEQDIKTICRDIVLQTQAIIDGNTDLKNNIHTTICELDALKLELKNLREEAKTDMLTGLLNRRGFEDAIESPMTEAQKEIAPLTLIIGDIDRFKRINDNYGHLTGDNVLKLISKLLQKHIKGKDIAGRFGGEEFIMALPETKLDGGFALAEQIRVSLEKMRWQSKSSGKDIGTITISLGVAQFMAGEDLGALIARADKALYAAKENGRNRTGTHNGKEVIFP; translated from the coding sequence ATGCTAAAAAACCTATATCCCGATTCCCTAGAAGCATCGGGAAGATATCTGCGAATGATTCTCAAAGAGATTTCAGAACTCAAACTTCCCTATACCCCGGTTGTCTATTCGGTGTGGTATGAATATGCCTCGGGCCAGAATCATGAATTAAATAAAGATATCCAGGCGGCTCGAAAAAAAAAAGAAGTCATAGATTACCAAAAGGTCCTTGAGTGGTTCAAGTACCACGTATCCGACAGGCAATTGCTCAACACCGAAGAACAGACCGAAAAAGCGGGAAGCCTGCTTAACGGCATGACCTCCCGCCTTGTGGAGGCCGGAAACCATATGAGCCGGCAGGGTGAGCAGCTTAAAACCCATATCGAAGATTTGAACAATGCGCCAAGCGAACAGGACATAAAAACCATCTGCCGGGATATTGTGTTGCAAACCCAGGCAATCATCGACGGCAATACCGACCTTAAAAACAATATTCACACCACCATCTGCGAACTTGACGCCCTAAAACTGGAACTTAAAAACCTGAGAGAAGAGGCAAAAACAGATATGCTCACAGGGCTTCTCAACCGCCGGGGGTTTGAAGATGCCATTGAAAGCCCCATGACAGAGGCCCAAAAAGAGATCGCCCCCTTAACCCTGATCATCGGGGACATCGATCGGTTTAAACGCATAAACGATAATTATGGCCACCTTACCGGAGATAATGTACTCAAACTGATATCCAAGCTTTTACAAAAACACATCAAAGGTAAGGATATAGCCGGCAGGTTCGGGGGCGAAGAATTTATCATGGCCCTGCCCGAGACTAAATTGGACGGCGGCTTTGCTTTGGCCGAACAAATCAGGGTCAGCCTTGAAAAAATGCGATGGCAGTCCAAAAGTTCAGGCAAAGATATCGGCACCATAACCATCTCCCTGGGCGTGGCCCAGTTCATGGCCGGCGAAGACTTAGGCGCCCTGATTGCCCGGGCGGACAAAGCCCTTTATGCCGCCAAAGAAAACGGCCGGAACCGAACGGGCACCCACAACGGCAAAGAGGTTATTTTTCCTTGA
- the ilvN gene encoding acetolactate synthase small subunit — translation MKKNRYTLTMLVENEPGVTARIAGLFAGRGYNIETICGAPTANPNMSRITITTYTHPEILEQCMKQIKRLVNVIKLRDMTVGKAVKREMALICVKALPENRDTIRSLIQELNGTMMDESSRHFIFEVTGDEDAIDILLEKLSPFGIKKLARSGVLALYREV, via the coding sequence TTGAAAAAAAACAGGTACACCCTGACCATGCTGGTTGAAAATGAACCCGGGGTAACGGCCAGAATCGCAGGACTTTTTGCCGGCAGAGGCTATAATATTGAAACCATCTGTGGTGCCCCCACGGCAAATCCCAACATGTCCAGAATCACCATCACCACCTACACCCACCCGGAAATTTTAGAGCAGTGCATGAAGCAGATCAAGCGCCTGGTCAACGTGATCAAGCTTCGGGACATGACCGTCGGAAAGGCCGTAAAAAGAGAAATGGCCCTGATCTGCGTCAAGGCCCTGCCTGAAAACCGGGATACCATTCGATCGCTGATTCAGGAATTAAACGGCACCATGATGGATGAAAGCAGCCGCCACTTTATTTTTGAAGTCACCGGTGATGAGGACGCCATTGATATTCTTCTTGAAAAGCTGTCACCTTTCGGCATCAAAAAACTTGCCCGTTCCGGTGTGTTAGCCCTTTACCGTGAAGTCTGA
- the selA gene encoding L-seryl-tRNA(Sec) selenium transferase, with protein sequence MPDKHLQLKSLPGVDHILALAETNDQFKQMPRSLVLESVRRAIDNTRKEILGDRPTVITDEAIINRAAMLAAQKMKNRLNPLINATGVVLHTNLGRALLCQDALDNIMAVASSYSNLELNLATGKRGIRYAAIEDLICELTGAEAAMAVNNNAGAVLLALNTLAQGRQVIVSRGELVEIGGSFRVPDVMIKSGCILKEVGTTNRTHPHDYSNAVTEETGLLLKVHTSNYKIEGFTKSVSLRELVDIGKPNDIPVMEDLGSGTLIDFSAFGLPSEPPVFKQVATGADVVTFSGDKLLGGPQAGIIVGTKKYMDQIKANPLTRALRIDKMTLAALEATLKLYRDTLAAVEKIPTLRMLTLSYEQLSQDAEVLLSLVSQALGTRAELALADMNSRPGGGSYPGLTLPTRCLTIRPKSISVTALDKRLRAFDPAVMGRIEDDCFIIDPRTLQPGQDKILANILKKLID encoded by the coding sequence ATGCCTGATAAGCATTTACAATTAAAATCCCTGCCCGGTGTGGATCATATTCTTGCCCTTGCCGAAACCAATGATCAATTTAAACAGATGCCGCGCAGCCTTGTACTGGAATCCGTACGAAGGGCCATTGACAATACCCGAAAAGAAATACTTGGCGACAGGCCTACAGTCATCACCGACGAAGCCATAATCAATCGGGCGGCCATGCTTGCCGCTCAAAAAATGAAAAACCGGCTGAATCCGTTGATCAATGCCACAGGTGTTGTGTTGCACACCAATCTTGGCAGGGCCCTGCTTTGCCAAGATGCCCTGGACAATATCATGGCCGTCGCGTCCTCCTATTCCAATCTGGAACTCAATCTTGCAACGGGCAAGCGCGGTATCAGATACGCGGCAATTGAAGATCTGATCTGTGAATTGACAGGTGCCGAGGCAGCCATGGCCGTAAACAACAATGCCGGCGCCGTACTCCTGGCATTAAACACCCTTGCCCAGGGTCGTCAGGTAATTGTCTCCAGAGGAGAACTTGTGGAAATCGGTGGTTCTTTCAGGGTTCCGGATGTCATGATAAAAAGCGGGTGCATATTAAAAGAAGTGGGGACGACCAACCGCACCCACCCCCATGATTACAGCAATGCCGTCACCGAAGAGACCGGGCTTTTGCTCAAGGTCCACACCTCCAACTATAAAATTGAAGGCTTCACCAAGTCGGTTTCACTCAGGGAACTGGTGGACATTGGGAAACCTAACGATATTCCGGTAATGGAAGATTTGGGCTCGGGCACGCTTATTGATTTCAGCGCATTCGGACTGCCTTCCGAGCCCCCGGTGTTTAAACAGGTGGCCACAGGTGCCGATGTGGTCACCTTCAGCGGAGACAAGCTGCTGGGCGGCCCCCAGGCCGGCATTATTGTGGGCACGAAAAAATACATGGACCAGATCAAGGCCAACCCGCTGACCCGGGCCCTGCGCATTGATAAAATGACGCTGGCAGCCCTGGAAGCAACGCTTAAGCTTTACCGGGATACCCTGGCGGCGGTTGAAAAAATTCCCACCCTGCGCATGCTGACATTGTCCTATGAGCAGCTCAGCCAGGACGCCGAGGTTCTGCTCTCATTGGTCTCCCAGGCTTTGGGGACCCGGGCGGAGCTTGCCCTGGCAGATATGAATTCCCGGCCCGGCGGCGGGTCCTATCCCGGCCTGACCCTGCCCACCCGGTGCCTGACCATCCGCCCCAAATCCATCTCCGTAACGGCACTGGACAAAAGACTGCGTGCCTTTGATCCGGCGGTGATGGGACGCATTGAAGACGATTGCTTCATCATTGATCCCAGAACCCTCCAACCCGGACAGGACAAGATCCTTGCCAACATCTTAAAAAAGCTGATAGATTAA
- a CDS encoding tetratricopeptide repeat protein — protein MMPKFTAKEIQFLKTTEDAPDLSPPGNYYSDLLTQPSKEFEIFARRIADTCASKKRFTTGAIQIDPAAPEDTVDKTNEVFHSCFHSMLDDDRGIWECLDPFTAIFVFWDYETADQGEKLLDLLNKKISQALNAKVIMGTIAFPFHDFTVEEMAGCALKALDHAAFFGPGHAIEFDGLSLNISGDRLFQLNNIDAAITEYEKGLSIAPADINLLNSLGVAFGVDGYLDKAMEFFKKARDISPEEVMVIHNIGLIHRVNDKNDSALAYLQKAHGINPDVFEIELLLGHLLFKEQKFDLAMSHLDAAIRLKPESGTAFRIKGQILLENEDAPKAAVQFNQAVKLNPNDPEALSGYARAMAAQKKNLSIALSFAQKSRELDPENKRYRQHIEEIQNIQNQLKTSKDDVTRSA, from the coding sequence ATGATGCCAAAATTCACTGCCAAAGAGATCCAGTTTCTGAAAACAACCGAGGATGCCCCGGACCTCAGCCCCCCGGGGAATTACTATTCGGACCTGCTCACACAGCCGTCCAAGGAATTTGAAATTTTTGCCCGGCGCATCGCCGACACCTGCGCATCCAAAAAGAGATTCACCACAGGTGCCATACAAATTGATCCAGCCGCACCGGAAGATACGGTAGATAAAACCAATGAGGTTTTCCACAGCTGTTTTCATTCGATGCTGGACGACGACAGAGGCATCTGGGAATGCCTGGATCCGTTCACGGCCATCTTCGTGTTCTGGGATTATGAAACAGCCGATCAAGGGGAAAAACTGCTTGACCTGCTTAATAAAAAAATTTCCCAGGCCCTGAATGCCAAAGTGATCATGGGAACCATTGCGTTTCCCTTTCATGATTTTACGGTTGAAGAGATGGCGGGATGCGCGCTCAAAGCCCTGGACCATGCCGCATTTTTCGGCCCCGGACATGCGATTGAATTTGACGGTCTCTCCCTGAATATCAGTGGAGACAGACTGTTCCAGCTCAATAACATTGACGCAGCCATCACGGAATACGAAAAAGGGCTCTCCATTGCCCCGGCCGACATCAACCTGCTCAACAGCCTGGGTGTGGCCTTCGGGGTGGACGGTTACCTGGACAAAGCCATGGAATTCTTTAAAAAGGCCAGAGATATCAGCCCCGAAGAGGTGATGGTCATCCACAACATCGGTTTGATCCACCGGGTCAATGATAAAAATGATTCCGCCCTGGCCTATCTCCAAAAAGCCCATGGCATCAACCCGGATGTATTTGAAATTGAGCTGCTGCTGGGTCATCTTCTGTTCAAAGAACAAAAATTTGATCTGGCCATGTCCCACCTGGATGCCGCCATCCGGCTCAAGCCAGAATCCGGCACAGCATTCAGGATCAAAGGCCAGATCCTTCTGGAAAACGAGGATGCGCCCAAAGCTGCCGTCCAGTTTAACCAGGCCGTAAAACTCAATCCCAATGACCCCGAAGCATTGTCCGGGTATGCCCGGGCCATGGCGGCCCAGAAAAAGAACCTGTCCATTGCGTTGAGCTTTGCCCAGAAAAGCCGGGAACTGGATCCTGAAAATAAACGATACAGACAACATATTGAAGAAATTCAAAACATCCAGAACCAGCTTAAAACAAGTAAGGATGATGTCACCAGATCCGCCTGA
- a CDS encoding D-sedoheptulose 7-phosphate isomerase: MKQTKELIRQTVQDAIDTKQKFFAAHEDLIETCARQLADTLESGGKLMLFGNGGSAADCQHIAAEFINRFQMERRPLPAIALTCDTSVITSIGNDYSFDEIFSKQVQALGHKNDMAIGISTSGNSPNVVRAAATAKAQGMTMVCFSGTGGKLKDMSDIVFCVDSPVTARIQEVHITLGHILCDLAERLLFND, encoded by the coding sequence ATGAAACAAACAAAAGAACTGATCCGGCAGACTGTTCAGGATGCCATTGACACCAAGCAAAAATTTTTTGCAGCCCATGAAGATCTCATTGAAACCTGTGCCCGGCAATTAGCGGACACCCTTGAATCCGGCGGGAAACTCATGCTTTTCGGCAACGGCGGATCGGCAGCGGACTGCCAGCACATTGCCGCAGAGTTTATTAACCGGTTTCAGATGGAACGCAGGCCGTTACCCGCCATTGCCCTGACCTGCGACACCTCGGTCATCACCAGTATCGGCAACGACTACTCCTTTGACGAAATTTTTTCCAAACAGGTCCAGGCGTTAGGCCACAAAAATGATATGGCCATTGGAATCTCTACGTCCGGCAATTCTCCCAATGTGGTCCGGGCAGCTGCGACGGCAAAGGCCCAGGGGATGACCATGGTCTGCTTTTCCGGGACAGGCGGAAAGCTTAAAGATATGAGCGACATCGTCTTTTGTGTGGACAGCCCAGTAACCGCCCGTATCCAGGAAGTTCATATCACGTTAGGTCATATTCTTTGTGATCTTGCCGAAAGGCTCCTGTTCAATGACT